In Catenulispora sp. EB89, the genomic stretch GTGGACGGCGACGGCGGCCAACACGACCAGGCACGCCGCGGTCGTGGCGGCGAACAGCAGCGTCGTCAGCCACCGGGCCCGGTGCAGGCGCGCGACGGCGGGGGTCGTGGAGCTGGATCTTTTCGGCCTCTCGGACCGGGCTCGGCGCCCGATCACGTGCCCTCGACCCGGTCCTCGAGCCCGTCCTCGACCCGATCCCCGAGGCGGTATCCGGCGCCGCGCACGGTCTCGATGAGGTCGGGCGGCCCGAGCCGGCGGCGCAGCTGCCCGATGAGGACGTCGACGACGTTCGACATCGGGTCGGCCTGCTCGTCCCAGCAGCGCTCGATGAGCTCGGTCCGCGTGACCACCTCGCCGGCCCGCAGCATCAGGACCTCCAGCACCGCGAACTCCTTCGCGGTCAGCGTGAGCAGCACGCCGTCGCGCCGGACCCGGCGTCGCGGGAAGTCCAGCTCAAGATCGGCGACGCGCATTTCCGCGGGCCGCGCGGGCTGCTCGCGCCGGCACAGCGCCCGTACCCGCGCGGTGAGCTCGGCGAACGCGAACGGCTTGCCGAGGTAGTCGTCGGCGCCGTGCTCGAAGCCGGCCACCCGGTCGCTGACCGCGTCCAGCGCGGTGAGCAGCAGCACCGGAAGCGTGGAGCCGGCCTGGCGCCGGGCGGCCAGGAGCGTGAGCGCGTCGCCGTCGGGCAGCGTGCGGTCGGCGACCAGACAGTCGTAGGCGTTGACGGCGAGCTTGAGGTCGGCCTCGGCCAGATCCCCGGCGAGGTCGACGGCGAAGCCCGCCGCCCGCAGCCCCCGCACGAGCTCCGGGGCGAGCTCCGGGTCGTCCTCCACCACCAGTACGCGCATGATCGCGAGATTACCGGGCCGGGGCGCCGGAGCCGCCTCATCATGGCCTCATCTTCGATCGGGCAGCCTGCTCGCATGACAGGTATACGGCTCAGTCACATAGGCATCGCGACCGCCATCGGGCTGGTGATGCTGCTCATAGGCAGCGGCTGCCTGTCCCATTCCCGGGACGGCGGCGGCCTGCGCGACCTCGGCGGGGCGAGCGGTCAGGCGCATGCGGTGACCACTGCGTCGAAGCGGTAGGGCGGCGAATATGCGGTTCTGTCCGGCGACGGAGTACGGCATCATGGAGATCATGCGCAATCGACTTCTAGGCAGGTTCACGGGCGCCGACTCGTAGAGGTCGGGCACGCCGGGCGGTCCGGCGGCCCCACCTTGCGAGGAAGAATGTCCCGTTCCATCCGGCACGGATCGTCTTGGCCTGCCCAGGCCGACGAGGCCGGCAACTGGCGTCCCTATCGAGCGCTGTACGACCTGCGCTACTCCGCCGCTGAAACCACGCAGGCTGAAGCCGAGGGCCGCCGCGCGCAGCCACACCGGATCCGTCCCGCAACCGAGAACCCGTGCACGCACGGTCGCTGCGGCGACTTCGCGACGATCAACGGCGTGTACGCGGCGGCGCAAAGCAGCGTCCGCACTTCGCAGCGTGCGGCGCTCGGCGAGCTCCGGAAGCTGGTCAACGGCGGTGTCGGCGCGGCTGACGGTGTCGACTTCGAGGAGCGCGCCAACGGTCGGCGTGCGGCTTGGTGACGCCGGGCAACGTGGCGAAGCTCAGTGTGGCGCCTGACTTCCATCAGGGCACGTTGGCGGTTTGACGCTGGGTCCTGCGAAGCAGCGCCGCGAGCCCACAAGGTCCGGCTGATCTCAACCAGTCGCCGAGGGACACACCGTGTCCGCCTTACTGCCGCTCCGCTTCGGTACCGAGAAGTCCAGGCTCAGCCCCGACGCTCCCGCCTGCACCGTGGTCAGCGTCGCGCCGTCGGGCAGGTTCGGCAGGGCGAAGACCTTCGGGTCCAGTTGGTGTGCCAGGTCTTTGACCAGCGGGATCGACTGTAGCCCTGCGACGCTGACGTTGCGTCCCAGGACCCTGACCGTGGTCGGGGTGATGGTGAAGCTGTCGGGGCTCGTGCTGATCGTGGCGTGGACGGTGACCGGGAGGCCGGCGCGGCTGCCGGTGATGAGCAGGCCGGTGGTGCCGTCCGCGGCCATCGTCGGGTCGGTGAGTCCTGACATCTGCACCAGTTGCTGCGTTATGGCGCTGTAGGGCGTGGTCGCGATCGCCGTGCCGCCGCTGGTCGCGCCGCCGGGGGTGACGTCGTGGAGCACCGCGTCGACGTGGGCTGTGACGCCGTCGCGGGGGACGCCGTCGGCCTGAACGTGCACGTCGCCGACGCTGCCGAACACCGCGCCGAGGCCGGCGAACGTGCCGGGCAGTGCGGCGTGGACCGGCCCGGTGGCCTGCAGGCGGCACGTCGCCAGGTGCGCGATGCGGCCCTCGGCGACGTGCTTGATCACGCCGTTGGCTATCAGCACCACGACCAGCGCCAGCGCGACGACTCCGGCGGTGATGACGGTCGACCGGCGGCGCAGCCGGGTCAGCACTTCCTCGCCAGCATTCCGTCAAGCGCGATGTCGATCGCGAACCGAAACCGCTCGTCCCTGTCTCCGGCGACCATCTGGGCGGCGTGCGCGACCAGGGACGGAAACCGCTCCGGCGGCAGCCCCACGAAGGTCTCGCGAACCCGTTCGGCTCGCGCCCGAAGGCCACCAGCACCGGCACCGTCCTCGTCACCACCACCGCGATAGCGCACATCGTCCTCACGAGCAGCGCCGGTCGCCAGCAACACGAACACGTCGCAAGCCCACGCCGCGTCCTGAGCGCCGATGCCGCCGGCGAGCAGGATCCCCAGCAGGTTCTCGACCAGATCCAGCACCGCCGGAGTGGTCGGCGACTCGACCAAGGTCATCGCCGCGATCCCGGGATGCGCGGTCAAAGCGGCGCGCGTCCGAGCCAGCAGCGCATGCAGCTGCGCACGCCACCGCGCCGGGTCCGGCGGCTCCAGCTCGACGCCCGCCAGTACACGGTCCAACATCGCCAGCAGCAAGCCCTCGCGCCCCTGGACGTAGACGTAGAGCGTGGAAGGACCCGTATCCAGCGCGGTCGCGACCCGACGCATCGTCACCGCGTCCAACCCGTCGGACTGCAGGATCGCCAGCGCCGCGTCCACGACCACGTCGACGCTCAACGGCGCCTTGGCCGGACGGTCACGCGTCGAACGGCCACGGGGCCGCAAGGACGTCGACGGCGTCGGCGGCAGACCGGCGTCGGAGGAACCGGCATCGGAGGACATGAAACCGCAACCTACCAGCGACACGCCGACCTCAGAACACCGTTCGACACGAACAACGTTCGGTACGTACAGTGTTCGCCATGGCACCGCACCGCACAGTCCTCTTCGGCCTCGGCCTCGAGAGCGACAACCACCAGGTCACCGACATGCACCGGCACGCCCGCAGCGCCGACGAGGCGGGCCTGGACTTCTTCAGCATCGGCGACCACCCCTCCCTCGCCGACCGCGTCGACGCCTACGCCACGCTCGGCTACATCCTCGGCGCGACCAAGAACCTCAGCGGCGGCGTCATCTGCACGAACCTGTTCAGCCGCCCCGCCCCGATGCTGGCCCGCACCATCGCCGGCCTGTCCACGCACTCGGGCGGCCGCGCCATCCTCGTCCTCGGCGCGAACGGATCCTGGGAGGAAGTCGACGCCTTCGGCATCCCGCGCCTGTCGCCCGGAGCCCGCATCCGCGCGCTGGAAGAGGCGATCGTCCTCGTCCGCGCGCTCACCGGCGGCGGCGACCCGGTCACGGTCGACGGCGAGTTCTACCCCGTCAAGGAACTGATGCCGACGCCGACACCGACGTCGCCGATCTGGGTCGGCGTGGGCGGCCCGAAGGGCCTGGCCGTCGCCGGGCGCAACGCCGACGGCTGGATTCCGCCGTACGCCGCCGACTGGCGCAGCACGGTCGTCGCCGAGGCGCGACCGGTCATCGAGGAAGCGGCAGCCGAGGTCGGCCGCAAGCCCGACGACATCGGCACCATCTACCTCACGGCCGGGCAGATCACCCGCGACCCGGTCCCACCGGCGCAGACCCGCGACGACGAAGACCGCTGGTGCGGCGGCGACGTCCGGCAGTGGGTGGACGAGCTCACGTACGCCGTGCTGGAAGGCGGCGCCACCGGCTTCAACTACCTGGTCCGGCCCGGCGACACCCACGATGACACGACCCTGCGACGCTGGACGGACGAAGTCGTCCCCGCGGTGCGCGAAGCGGTCGCAAAAGGCTGATCAGAGCCCCAGCAACCCCGACCCGAAGAAGTCCCCGCCATCCCGAACCCCGGGCAGCGCGAAGAAGTACCCGCCGCCGGTCGGCTGGATGTAGTCGACCAGCGGCTCCCCGGCCAGCCGCGCCTGCACCGCCTGGAACTGCCGCCGCACGTCCTGCTGGTAGCAGCAGAAGATCAGGCCGACGTCCAGGTTCCCGTTCACATCCAGGCCCCGCTCGTAGTTGTAGCCCCGCCGCAGGATCTGCTGATTGTCGGTCGCGCCGGTGCGCGGGTTGGCCAGTCGGATGTGCGCGTTCGCGGGGATCACCAGGCCGCGCGGATCCGCCGGATAGTCCGGCGTGTCGTGCTCCGCCGAGCCGTCCAGCGGCGCCCCGCTGTCGCGCCGGCGGCCGATCATGTTCTCCTGCTCGTGCAGCGACACCCGGTCCCAGAACTCCACCAGCATCCTGATGATCCGCACCACCTGGTACGAGCCGCCCTCCGTCCACGCCGGCTCGGCGCCGCCACCCCGGGTCCAGATCAGGTCCTCGGTCACGGACGTCTTCGACACGTCCGGGTTCGCGATCCCGTCCTTGAACCCGAGCTGGTTGCGGGGCGTCCCGTCCGGGCGCGGCGCGGCGTGGAAGCCGTCGACCTTCCACGACGGCTGCATCCCGCCGCGCGTGTGCTTGGCGATGTCGCGCAGCGCGTGCATCACCGTGTCCCGCGAGTCCGCGCAGATCTGGAGCATCACGTCCCCGTGCAGCTCCGTGGACCCTTCGACGTGGTCGTCCGGGAACACCGGCATCGCGGTGAGCCGCGCCGGCTTGCGGCTCGCCAGGCCGAACCGGTCGTCGAACAGCGACGCCCCGACCCCGACCGTCACGGTCAGGCCGTCGGAGGGGACGCTCGCGCCGATCGTCTCGCTGTCGGTCGGCGGGGACGCCACGTCGGTCGCGTCCGGCACACCTCCGGACGTCAGGAACCTGACGCGCTCGGTGAGCGTCCGGAACAGAGTCCTGAGATCGGCCTCACTGCGTGCTGTGACGTTGAACGCCACGAACGTCGCAGCATCCTGCGGCGCG encodes the following:
- a CDS encoding LLM class flavin-dependent oxidoreductase, coding for MAPHRTVLFGLGLESDNHQVTDMHRHARSADEAGLDFFSIGDHPSLADRVDAYATLGYILGATKNLSGGVICTNLFSRPAPMLARTIAGLSTHSGGRAILVLGANGSWEEVDAFGIPRLSPGARIRALEEAIVLVRALTGGGDPVTVDGEFYPVKELMPTPTPTSPIWVGVGGPKGLAVAGRNADGWIPPYAADWRSTVVAEARPVIEEAAAEVGRKPDDIGTIYLTAGQITRDPVPPAQTRDDEDRWCGGDVRQWVDELTYAVLEGGATGFNYLVRPGDTHDDTTLRRWTDEVVPAVREAVAKG
- a CDS encoding winged helix-turn-helix domain-containing protein, which translates into the protein MRVLVVEDDPELAPELVRGLRAAGFAVDLAGDLAEADLKLAVNAYDCLVADRTLPDGDALTLLAARRQAGSTLPVLLLTALDAVSDRVAGFEHGADDYLGKPFAFAELTARVRALCRREQPARPAEMRVADLELDFPRRRVRRDGVLLTLTAKEFAVLEVLMLRAGEVVTRTELIERCWDEQADPMSNVVDVLIGQLRRRLGPPDLIETVRGAGYRLGDRVEDGLEDRVEGT
- a CDS encoding TetR/AcrR family transcriptional regulator; amino-acid sequence: MSSDAGSSDAGLPPTPSTSLRPRGRSTRDRPAKAPLSVDVVVDAALAILQSDGLDAVTMRRVATALDTGPSTLYVYVQGREGLLLAMLDRVLAGVELEPPDPARWRAQLHALLARTRAALTAHPGIAAMTLVESPTTPAVLDLVENLLGILLAGGIGAQDAAWACDVFVLLATGAAREDDVRYRGGGDEDGAGAGGLRARAERVRETFVGLPPERFPSLVAHAAQMVAGDRDERFRFAIDIALDGMLARKC
- the efeB gene encoding iron uptake transporter deferrochelatase/peroxidase subunit; translated protein: MTGLARRSFLRGAAVGAASAAAVGGAAGVAAAAVADSGPGPSGRRIAFEGTHQAGILTAPQDAATFVAFNVTARSEADLRTLFRTLTERVRFLTSGGVPDATDVASPPTDSETIGASVPSDGLTVTVGVGASLFDDRFGLASRKPARLTAMPVFPDDHVEGSTELHGDVMLQICADSRDTVMHALRDIAKHTRGGMQPSWKVDGFHAAPRPDGTPRNQLGFKDGIANPDVSKTSVTEDLIWTRGGGAEPAWTEGGSYQVVRIIRMLVEFWDRVSLHEQENMIGRRRDSGAPLDGSAEHDTPDYPADPRGLVIPANAHIRLANPRTGATDNQQILRRGYNYERGLDVNGNLDVGLIFCCYQQDVRRQFQAVQARLAGEPLVDYIQPTGGGYFFALPGVRDGGDFFGSGLLGL